ATAGTATGACATCAATTCAGTTTTATTGTTTCCTTCATGTCAAATACAACACTGAACTGTCTTTATAACGTGTATTTACAATACATACACATTCCATCGTAGAATCAAGTCTACAATATCCTTTCCAAAGTGTTAACTATCAAAAGTTGCATTGCCCAAAAAAGTATATTAACATACAACTTTCTACAACCAGCATGTTGAAATATGTTTAATAATCTACTGACTTGAGCAATTGGTGCTACTAGTAGTCAGGAGACTCAAATGGTGTTTAGAAGTTACAACCTTTAAAACAATGAGTGTATCTGTAACTAGTAAATGTGGTGCTAGATTGGAGAAATAAAGAACTTGCAGAAATAACAGTCTTCACtttatgggggaaaaaaaagcacaTCCATAAATTTTTGTTAATACTAATAATTAGATCACAACATGAACAATAAATTCAGCCTGTTTTTAATTATTTAGCCAGAGCACTTGTAGTTACACTTCATCACGAAATGAAGTATAGGTGGCATTGCAACACATTGCCTTATCAACTGCTGTAGGCTTAAAGCCCCATTACACGTTCGTAAAGCAGTTCTCCACTACAGTCTAACACATGTCACATCCTCAATCATGAACTGTCACTGGATTCTCTTCAAAGACTTGCAGTAATTCATTAGGTTCATATTTGATAATGGGCGGCTGCGACGCCACACCAGACTGAAGAGTTGCTGCCATTGCATCTTGGCCTGTGATATTGAGATGAATAAATTTCATCTTCCAATTATTCTCGTTACTTGGACAGCGGATAAGACCAAAGATTTGCTCAAAAACTCCTAGGCAGACTGAATCTCGGTGAATTGTGCCAGCCACTGCAATAATAACTAATCCATGAGGTGAATGGATACACTTTAGTCCGCCACCAGTCAGGTTAGGATTCAGGAATAGATGTTCATCCTTTGTCAGTGCTAATAAACGGAGGCTGACCATAACTGCACCAGAGTACTCCTCCATCCGCTGCTCTAAAGTTCGGTATGAAAACTTAAGTTTCGCATCTTCCCAAAAGTGCTGTGGGCCCCACTCTGTTGAATGTTCTTTTAGCAAAGGATTCTGGGTGTTCAGAAGGTGATAAAACCACTCACAAAATTGTAGTCCCATTGCCTGGTAATCATTTTTGTAATTTGTTGCTAAGTCAACTTGTGATGCATTATTTCCTGATGGGCTTTCAGAGGCATTACTTTTCTAAAAGAGAGAAAATATCAGTATGTTAATCTTCGGCTGTCAATATACCATGTAAACAAAGAAATGCTCATAATTACTTAACAAGCAATTCCACTTCATAACTATAAAGCTGTCCTCAcaacactctggaggaactcagcaggtcgggcagcatctgtggaaacaatcagtcaacgtttcgggccagaacccttcatcaggactgaagagcgaaggggcagaggccctataaagaaggtgggggagggtaggaaagagaaggctggtaggtatcaggtgaaaaatcagtaaagggaaagataaaggggtgggggggaggggaagcagggaggtgatagacaggaagggtgaagaaggaatgggggaagcacaatgggtagtagtagGAGTCAGAACCATGAGgtaggtagtaggcagctgggggagggggcagagtgaaaatACCATCATATACtctctgggtagtctccagccccttggtaagAACATtaaattctctaacttccggtaattccctccccctcccttcccctatcactatttcactctgccccctcccccagctgcctactgcctccctcatggctccgcctccttctactacccattgtgcttcccccattccttcttcacctttcctgcctatcacctccctgcttcccctcctccacccctttatctttccccttactggtttttcacctggaacctaccaccttcccatcctccccccacctcctttatagggcctctgccccttccctcttcagtcctgacgaagggttccggcccgaaacgttgactgatcgtttccacggatgctgcccgacctgctgagttcctccagcgtgttgtgagtgttgctttgaccccagcatctgcagaatattttgtgtttataaagtTGTCCTGTAGTCTCTTACCAATTCTGTACAATATTGATTGAAAGGTCTTCTTTCGtatttgtttctatatttctctGGCATCTGATTTCAGTGCCAATACTTCATGTTGTTCCTCAGAGCGGAACAGTAGATTATTCACCCCAAGCTTAAATCTGCTTCACAATAATTTACTTAAAGCACACCATAGTAATTTTCATCTTTAATCATCTTTGGACTATTGCTAAGGCCAACACTTTTCATGCACTCTAAAAACATCAAACTGAAATATGAGAGATTTCATTTAAATCTGctaaattttttttctttttggtaGTTACTGCACCTTCAAAGAGAAGTGGGACACTGGAGTAGTGTATGAATTTAAAATTAGTGAGTAATAAAGAACACCTATTGCCCCTTAACAGAGTAATGGAGTCATAAGCAGATACAGAATGGAATAGGGCCCATGCCTGGCCCTAATCCAAACACTCATGTACACTAATCTAACATCAATCTCTCGTTTTAAATTCTCAACATACTCTCATCAACTCCCCCCACCCCGATCCTGCCATTCAGCCAGGAGTAATTTACAGaggccaattcacctaccaatcCACACATCCTAGGAACGTAGGAAGAAAGTGAAGCAGCCAGAGGAAATCCAGCTGGTCTCCAGGGGAATATACCAACTCCATCTTAGATCAGGATTTAAACTGTGTGTGTGGCAGTGGCTCTACAAGGTGTACCACTCTTCTGCCTGGTCCATACAAAGGAAGCTGTTACTTTGCTGTTCAACCCATTTGGGCTTTTTTGTCAACCTTTCAAaataacatccttccttagaCTGAAATTCACTGCCTGGAGATGGGGGAATATGAAGTAAATGGTCAATGAATTTAAACATCAGGTGGATGAGAATTTGATGTACCCTGATAAACCTACAGGGTTCAGCaccaagaagtggcagatggaatacagtgttgggaagtgtatggtcatccatttggtagaaggaataaaagcattgactattttctaaatgtggaaaaaattcaaaaatccaaggtgcaaaaggacttgggagtcctcgtgcagaattccctaaaggttaacttgcaggctgagtcagtggtgaggaaggcaagtgcaatgataacattcatttcgagaggactaggatataaaatcaaggacataatgttataaggcactcgtgaggccACAcaagagtattgtgaacagctttgcgAGTACtctcagatactagagagtacccctgtggctgtccccattaacaataagtattcctgttcaagtactgttggggggggggaggggatggcccacctgggggaagcaacagtggctgcgcctctggcacagagtctggccctgtggctcagaagggtaggggaaggaagaaggcagcagtaataggggtctctatagttagggggtcagacaggcaattctgttgACCCAGAAACATGGATGGTGGCTTGCCtcgcaggtgccagggtccaggatgtttctgatctacgatatcctgaagtgggaacgtgaacagccagaggttgtggtacatattggtaccaatgacataggcaggaaaagggagatcctgaaaacagaatacaggaaattaggaagg
This genomic stretch from Mobula birostris isolate sMobBir1 chromosome 6, sMobBir1.hap1, whole genome shotgun sequence harbors:
- the LOC140198896 gene encoding uncharacterized protein C3orf38 homolog; this encodes MSMLSESERCGCREILQSLGQFELMSVADTVTNRMLKIDNCAEAMNAILSYSQSAEELLKRKKIHREILFQYLAKHNIVISANTEKYQLIQRIIDYWKESTTTSQKSNASESPSGNNASQVDLATNYKNDYQAMGLQFCEWFYHLLNTQNPLLKEHSTEWGPQHFWEDAKLKFSYRTLEQRMEEYSGAVMVSLRLLALTKDEHLFLNPNLTGGGLKCIHSPHGLVIIAVAGTIHRDSVCLGVFEQIFGLIRCPSNENNWKMKFIHLNITGQDAMAATLQSGVASQPPIIKYEPNELLQVFEENPVTVHD